The proteins below come from a single Saccharophagus degradans 2-40 genomic window:
- a CDS encoding iron chelate uptake ABC transporter family permease subunit encodes MISFLLLSLIAGSVIALTAGPLGAFVVWRRMAYFGDTLAHSALLGVAFGIVLNISPVIGIVLASSAIALLLWWMQKSTTLANDSLLGILSHSALALGLVCVGLFSNSRIDLYGYLFGDLLTVNMQDIAVVCAAASVILGLVCFFWRSLLMIAIDESLAKVEGLAVEKLRLMLMLLMALLIAIAMKAVGILLITALLIIPPAAARKLTSSPEAMAICAACIGVASVWLGLAASYFLDTAPGPSIVIASTIAFIITSASAAIKR; translated from the coding sequence ATGATTAGTTTTTTATTGTTGTCTTTAATTGCCGGTAGCGTTATTGCTTTAACCGCAGGCCCACTGGGTGCCTTTGTGGTGTGGCGACGTATGGCTTACTTTGGCGATACCCTCGCCCACTCTGCACTACTGGGCGTAGCGTTTGGCATAGTGTTAAACATTAGCCCGGTTATAGGCATTGTGTTGGCCAGTTCGGCCATTGCCCTGTTGTTGTGGTGGATGCAAAAAAGCACCACCCTCGCCAACGACAGCCTGCTTGGTATTCTTAGCCATTCGGCGCTGGCATTGGGCTTGGTGTGTGTGGGTTTATTTTCGAATAGCCGGATAGATTTATACGGTTATTTATTTGGCGATTTACTTACCGTAAATATGCAAGATATAGCCGTAGTGTGTGCGGCGGCCAGCGTTATTTTAGGGCTGGTGTGCTTTTTTTGGCGAAGCCTATTAATGATAGCCATAGACGAGAGCTTGGCAAAAGTAGAAGGCTTAGCGGTAGAAAAATTGCGCTTAATGCTAATGTTGTTAATGGCTTTGTTAATTGCCATTGCTATGAAGGCGGTAGGCATTTTATTAATTACCGCGCTGTTAATTATTCCACCCGCTGCCGCACGCAAATTAACAAGCTCGCCCGAGGCCATGGCCATTTGCGCAGCCTGCATTGGTGTAGCATCTGTGTGGCTTGGGTTGGCAGCCTCTTATTTTTTAGATACTGCGCCCGGGCCATCTATCGTTATTGCCAGCACCATCGCGTTTATTATTACTTCGGCAAGCGCTGCAATTAAGCGCTAA
- a CDS encoding filamentous hemagglutinin N-terminal domain-containing protein, with product MTKSMSNCAGNNKPLRLACCIALISSGAFAGPEGAQVVAGDIALDESVQGQFNIQQNSERAVINYQNFSIGQGEAVNVVQPGENAVLLNRVVGNNLSQIAGALNANGQVFLVNPQGVMFGGGAQVNVGGLLVSTVDINTEAFMTGGLVPADSAANSNPAASIVNNADITATGANGVVFVAPIVENNGKIEAIGGDIRLSTGNGVFAQVDGSPISILLDSPHQGGLSLGGAGQGGAGQDNAGQASASGSNITNHGTLRAQRISEQGGNIVLVAEQGDAINMGTMDTAATAIGGAGDITVQANRIAQFGAITSQAGANQGDGGNVNLQGANLVEIGSQATTNVSAHNGEAGSAVFFSPNTTVMHVGAQVNASSVDGRGGYVDVSGLKHVDALGRVNVASGVGEHGTFLIDPDDITITTVDNLVTAATPFQSSASGSSTLDVATLEAALSGGGNIEVRTDVEFGDGESGHITVDSNIDLDGSNGGSLSLVADGNIIVSAGVVIADQTTATVDNTNINFTAGGAITMPDTSRVEAGTGLINFTAGSSIQVGSLTSNSTAANAITLIGVSVVDGGDTDIDLIAPNGGVTINAVSNVGSASYIETNISQLTITMAGAAPVRILEVDDLQITSLTNGQNIDLWLQSGTLTIDDPGISASGNMSIIADDLTGDLGRTLTLGANQLWLDIANPAALTTINTTVTSLDARAGGAGLDIINTGALTISDGALDVDSSGVSLEGSYLAVRTAAGDLTLASNIDLDGGNGGTLILDAGADLILPASWQVSDLTPGTVDSVALELHTANNLTLDTNVTVDVGGGTLLVNSGGDLTVTGLSSTSAANNAISLTAAGTINDAGDAATDLSAINGGIVLSAATGIPDLEIEAANLALTNSTSGDVTLHQQNSADLTISILSTVANFTLDGVTQLTLTDAANSVGGDVNITTLGAGAFTLPNTGITTTGAITLDVFDISDSDNTVLLNGASGALTLRGLTTATQLNTNFSDLTFSSPAASAISFVNSGALNVNSFAAGGDITLTTSSGDLVFTSNVDTNGSDGATWNFTAANNLDLAAAVRWEDSATASPDSITLQLTAGGALLANDIDMLDIGAGTALINTSGVAQISRLTTSSASANAIVINANRVRGNTSTTSDLRAINGGIILNTATGVTGGIGAYFEADTSNLEINLTGVGDISIDSGVDMALSGSGFDFLDIRVAGTLTLQDAGVISTGAVVIKAEDVQDTAGRALDITATDLFIQLDAMAGNLGVTTNAATLDGSVAGAGDFTFNTSASLSLLDSVEDTNTNTFLTTSGNMILSAAGDISLDAPLDINNQSGLTHSLITNNDIIFTTGNNISDSDFTIADDVNLVLQADRHIALPAGHLINTNAGTITINANNNADGTGTLQLLGQLFTTSATTSAVDIIAAQIVGDATTQTEIEATAGGIQITALDGVTNLDIETTALALTNTNSGAVTVNQQNGANLTVATLNSVGDVTLNGATNLTITDASHSIGGDLNIVTSGNGGLIVPATGLTATGAIVLNVWDITDGDTAVALTAANADLTFRGLGAATQLNTSLASLNFNNQTASTITITNNAALTLNNFSTLGDINLSTTAGDLTIANAIDLDGTNGVNWLFSAANDLDILAASVWQDSNTVTADATNISLQAGQNIQMTDGARIYAGAGLINALAGNTLFVSSLQTDSTLANAITLNAASIRDFGDSHLDIVAANGGANLTATVDIGDVSSIETELNSAAITMAAPGPVRLVELNDLNLTSLTNGTDVFVYVPNGLLTVDAAGVAVIGELNILADDITSSTGRTLTLSANTAFLDITNLGATTLFNTTFNRLDGTVAGSDFILINNGALELIDLVNDTNATAFSVTSGAMNLSTLVGDITLTNTIDLDGANGQTLQLTAANDIVFANATQISDQTPATTDNVNVQLTAANTISLNNSNSINVSGGTLLLNAGNQLTVTGLSSTSTASNAIELITNGFIDDGGEGIIDITATNGGVVLSSATSVIDSGDEFLEISSSQLAINQTAAGSANIYVDQDVALTATGLDALRLRADGTVTIEDAGLSASSDVAIFAADLTDGAGREVDIAASDLYLELTDLVADIIVNANATNLDATIDGSGGVTVNAPADLTLFDSSEDALNNSIIARSGNVTVNAGNNLTVANDLHVDDQSGQVLTLFAGNDLMFTTGANIVDGSAGAPIDNIAISLAANRHIQLPNATINSYGGTIAITADQDANGSGDVTLDAQLISTSTANNAVTIAGVNIVGDSSSDAEIVASAGGVELTASGNILGQGANQFFDVDSARLAITNVGGELRYHAINSVTLLAANNLTDANFQIDGTFTVPDTGLQSSAGLLAVTATDLIDSDRNTTINGENFLLALSNPIAATTLTTSIDSADITLPNQTLTLNETNGLILSDLNADGNALLINNGNAAINIATGDLRIANNVSLSDTLANGTRTGLFEATVSNGNINISNDGIGSTVVVQSTNTVDQTAEGGLGAGFNGNPSQTSIRFELPNNGAQTRTITIGSADSQASVIAVGGDIEIDGLGAGVANVQSSSVVVLASASQLTSYNQVDDALDGTLLLNGLATSSDAISDTNRLARTGRTIAIRPDSFVLPEPEPEPEPDPDPEPTPSPELPIENVVEVVNDMQENINADATVQPQPEKKDDADQAFDELYSSSDCSDPDKKNKGHCAIESAVKNFLSHWTVGGQLPPKVIR from the coding sequence ATGACCAAGTCTATGTCCAATTGCGCTGGCAATAACAAGCCATTGCGGTTGGCTTGCTGTATCGCGCTTATTAGTAGCGGCGCATTTGCGGGGCCAGAGGGCGCGCAGGTGGTAGCTGGCGATATCGCCTTAGATGAAAGCGTGCAGGGCCAATTTAATATTCAGCAAAACAGCGAACGCGCTGTTATTAATTATCAAAACTTTTCTATTGGCCAAGGCGAAGCCGTTAATGTGGTGCAGCCGGGCGAAAATGCTGTGCTATTAAACCGCGTTGTGGGCAACAACCTTAGCCAAATTGCCGGCGCCCTGAATGCCAACGGCCAAGTATTTTTGGTTAACCCACAGGGCGTAATGTTTGGTGGTGGCGCGCAGGTAAATGTGGGCGGCCTGTTGGTAAGCACGGTAGATATCAATACCGAAGCGTTTATGACCGGCGGCTTGGTACCTGCAGACTCGGCAGCCAATTCAAACCCAGCGGCCAGCATTGTTAACAACGCAGACATAACTGCAACCGGTGCAAATGGCGTGGTTTTTGTTGCCCCAATTGTAGAGAACAACGGCAAAATTGAGGCTATTGGTGGCGACATTAGATTATCTACTGGTAATGGCGTATTTGCCCAAGTAGACGGCAGCCCCATAAGTATTCTGTTAGATAGCCCCCATCAAGGGGGACTAAGTCTTGGTGGGGCAGGTCAAGGTGGGGCAGGTCAAGATAACGCAGGGCAAGCTAGTGCAAGCGGCAGCAATATCACCAACCATGGCACATTGCGCGCCCAGCGCATTAGTGAGCAGGGTGGCAATATTGTCCTTGTGGCCGAGCAGGGCGACGCCATCAATATGGGCACTATGGATACCGCAGCAACCGCCATTGGTGGCGCGGGGGATATTACTGTTCAGGCAAATCGCATTGCACAGTTTGGCGCTATAACCAGTCAGGCGGGTGCCAATCAAGGCGACGGCGGCAATGTGAATTTGCAGGGTGCCAATTTGGTAGAAATAGGCTCGCAGGCCACGACCAATGTATCGGCCCACAATGGCGAGGCCGGTAGCGCGGTGTTTTTCTCCCCCAACACCACGGTTATGCATGTGGGCGCGCAGGTCAATGCCAGCTCGGTAGATGGCCGCGGGGGCTATGTGGATGTTTCTGGCCTAAAGCATGTGGATGCACTGGGCAGAGTAAACGTGGCCAGTGGCGTAGGTGAGCACGGTACTTTTCTTATCGACCCCGACGATATCACCATAACCACCGTAGATAACCTAGTAACAGCAGCCACGCCTTTTCAGTCTTCCGCGTCGGGTAGTTCCACCTTAGATGTCGCCACCTTAGAGGCCGCGCTAAGTGGCGGTGGCAACATAGAGGTGCGCACTGATGTGGAATTTGGCGATGGTGAAAGTGGCCATATAACCGTTGATAGCAATATCGATTTAGACGGTAGCAACGGCGGCAGTTTATCGCTGGTGGCGGATGGCAATATTATCGTGTCGGCAGGTGTTGTTATCGCCGATCAAACAACAGCCACAGTAGATAATACCAACATAAATTTTACCGCCGGTGGCGCCATTACCATGCCCGATACCAGCCGTGTAGAGGCGGGCACTGGGCTAATAAACTTTACCGCGGGTAGCAGCATTCAAGTTGGCAGCCTCACCAGCAATAGTACGGCAGCTAACGCCATTACATTAATAGGGGTAAGTGTTGTAGATGGCGGCGATACCGATATAGATTTAATTGCCCCTAACGGTGGGGTAACTATAAATGCAGTAAGCAACGTGGGCAGCGCAAGTTACATAGAAACCAATATAAGCCAGCTTACAATTACCATGGCTGGCGCCGCGCCCGTACGCATATTAGAAGTAGATGACCTGCAAATTACCTCGCTTACCAATGGCCAAAATATCGACCTCTGGCTGCAAAGCGGCACCCTTACCATCGACGACCCAGGCATAAGTGCATCGGGCAACATGAGCATAATTGCCGACGACCTAACTGGTGATTTGGGGCGCACGCTTACCCTTGGGGCGAACCAGCTTTGGCTGGATATAGCCAACCCTGCAGCCCTAACAACTATTAACACAACCGTTACCAGTTTAGATGCGCGGGCGGGCGGTGCGGGCTTAGATATTATTAATACCGGCGCCCTAACCATTAGCGATGGCGCTTTGGATGTCGATAGCAGTGGGGTATCGCTAGAGGGCAGCTACCTCGCCGTGCGCACAGCCGCGGGCGATTTAACATTGGCCTCCAATATAGATTTAGACGGCGGCAATGGCGGCACCTTGATATTAGATGCCGGCGCAGACCTTATATTGCCTGCTTCATGGCAAGTATCTGACCTTACCCCTGGCACTGTGGATAGCGTCGCGCTGGAATTACACACCGCCAATAATCTCACCCTAGATACAAATGTAACGGTAGATGTTGGCGGCGGCACGCTGTTGGTTAATAGCGGTGGCGACCTAACCGTAACCGGGCTTAGCTCCACCAGTGCCGCCAACAATGCCATAAGCTTAACCGCTGCCGGCACCATTAACGATGCCGGTGATGCCGCAACCGACCTAAGCGCCATTAACGGCGGCATAGTACTTAGCGCCGCTACTGGCATACCAGATTTAGAAATAGAAGCGGCCAATCTTGCGCTTACCAATAGCACGTCGGGCGACGTAACGCTGCATCAACAAAACAGCGCCGACCTTACCATTAGTATTTTATCTACCGTTGCAAATTTTACTCTCGATGGTGTTACGCAACTTACCCTTACCGATGCAGCTAACAGCGTAGGTGGCGATGTAAACATTACCACCTTAGGCGCAGGTGCCTTTACCTTGCCTAACACAGGCATAACCACAACCGGTGCCATTACGCTGGATGTATTCGATATAAGCGACAGCGATAATACCGTACTTTTAAATGGCGCCAGTGGTGCACTAACTTTGCGTGGCTTAACGACGGCCACGCAACTTAACACTAATTTCTCGGATTTAACTTTTTCGTCGCCAGCCGCAAGCGCAATTAGTTTTGTAAATAGCGGTGCGCTAAACGTAAACAGCTTTGCTGCAGGTGGCGATATTACCTTAACTACCAGCAGCGGCGATTTAGTATTTACCAGCAACGTCGATACCAACGGCAGCGATGGCGCCACCTGGAACTTTACTGCGGCCAACAATTTAGACTTAGCCGCCGCAGTGCGCTGGGAAGATTCGGCTACAGCATCACCTGATAGTATTACGCTACAGCTAACAGCAGGTGGCGCTCTGTTGGCCAACGATATAGACATGCTAGATATAGGTGCAGGCACAGCATTAATTAACACCAGCGGGGTAGCGCAAATATCGCGTCTTACCACCAGTTCTGCTTCTGCTAACGCAATAGTAATTAACGCAAACAGAGTGCGCGGCAACACATCTACAACGTCGGATTTAAGAGCCATAAACGGCGGTATTATTCTGAATACAGCTACAGGGGTAACCGGCGGTATAGGCGCTTATTTCGAAGCAGATACTTCGAACTTAGAAATAAACTTAACCGGCGTTGGCGATATATCAATCGATTCTGGTGTTGATATGGCGCTGAGCGGTTCCGGTTTTGATTTTCTCGATATACGCGTAGCGGGCACCCTTACCCTACAAGACGCAGGCGTAATAAGTACCGGTGCAGTGGTAATTAAAGCCGAAGACGTACAAGATACAGCCGGCAGAGCGTTAGATATAACCGCCACCGATTTATTTATTCAACTAGATGCCATGGCGGGTAACTTGGGGGTAACAACTAACGCCGCAACCTTAGATGGCTCGGTAGCGGGCGCGGGCGATTTTACTTTTAATACATCCGCCAGCCTAAGTTTGTTAGACAGCGTAGAAGATACAAACACCAACACATTTTTAACCACAAGCGGCAATATGATACTAAGCGCAGCGGGTGATATAAGCTTAGATGCACCGCTAGATATAAATAACCAAAGCGGCTTAACCCACAGTTTAATTACAAATAACGATATTATTTTTACCACCGGCAATAATATAAGCGATAGCGATTTCACCATTGCCGACGACGTAAACCTAGTGCTACAAGCCGACCGCCATATTGCGTTGCCCGCAGGCCATTTAATAAATACCAACGCGGGTACCATAACCATAAATGCCAACAACAATGCAGACGGTACCGGTACATTACAATTATTGGGGCAGCTTTTTACCACTAGTGCTACTACCAGTGCAGTGGATATTATTGCCGCGCAAATAGTGGGCGATGCCACAACCCAAACAGAAATAGAAGCAACCGCCGGCGGCATACAAATAACCGCGTTAGATGGCGTAACTAACCTAGATATAGAAACCACCGCTTTAGCGCTTACCAATACCAACAGCGGTGCGGTGACGGTAAACCAACAAAATGGTGCGAACCTTACCGTTGCAACGCTTAATAGTGTGGGCGACGTTACATTAAACGGCGCAACTAACCTAACCATTACCGATGCCAGCCACAGCATAGGCGGCGATTTAAATATTGTTACCAGTGGCAACGGCGGCTTAATAGTGCCCGCAACGGGGCTAACTGCAACGGGCGCAATAGTATTAAATGTTTGGGATATTACCGATGGCGATACTGCAGTGGCATTAACTGCTGCCAATGCAGACCTAACCTTTAGAGGGTTAGGCGCAGCCACTCAATTAAATACCAGCTTGGCGAGTTTAAATTTTAATAATCAAACCGCTAGTACCATAACCATTACTAACAATGCAGCGCTTACGCTTAATAATTTTTCTACCCTAGGTGATATAAACTTAAGCACCACGGCAGGTGATTTAACCATCGCAAACGCCATAGACCTAGACGGCACCAACGGCGTTAATTGGTTATTTAGTGCAGCAAACGATTTAGACATTCTTGCCGCAAGCGTGTGGCAAGACAGTAATACCGTCACAGCAGATGCAACAAATATTTCGCTGCAAGCCGGGCAAAATATACAAATGACAGACGGCGCTAGAATTTATGCAGGTGCTGGCTTAATTAATGCACTTGCAGGCAACACTTTATTTGTAAGCAGTTTGCAAACCGACAGTACCCTAGCTAATGCAATTACATTAAATGCAGCAAGCATTCGCGACTTTGGTGATAGTCACTTAGATATTGTTGCCGCCAACGGTGGCGCCAACTTAACGGCAACGGTGGATATTGGCGATGTGAGCTCTATCGAAACAGAATTAAACAGCGCCGCCATTACAATGGCTGCGCCAGGCCCTGTGCGGTTAGTAGAGCTAAACGATTTAAACCTAACTAGTTTAACCAATGGCACCGATGTATTTGTTTACGTACCCAACGGTTTGCTAACTGTAGATGCCGCAGGCGTGGCGGTTATTGGCGAACTAAATATATTAGCCGACGATATTACCAGCAGCACCGGCCGTACACTTACGTTAAGTGCAAACACGGCGTTTTTAGATATTACCAACCTAGGCGCCACCACATTATTTAACACAACGTTTAATCGTCTAGATGGCACCGTAGCAGGCAGTGATTTCATATTAATTAATAACGGCGCACTAGAGTTAATAGATTTAGTTAACGACACTAACGCAACAGCCTTTAGTGTTACCTCTGGCGCTATGAATCTATCTACCCTAGTTGGCGATATAACCCTAACCAACACAATAGATTTAGACGGCGCCAACGGCCAAACCCTACAACTAACAGCCGCAAACGATATTGTGTTTGCCAACGCGACTCAAATTAGCGACCAAACACCCGCCACTACCGATAATGTAAATGTGCAACTTACCGCGGCGAATACAATTAGCCTAAACAATAGCAATAGCATTAATGTAAGTGGCGGTACGTTATTACTTAATGCCGGTAATCAATTAACGGTAACCGGGCTAAGCTCTACCAGCACAGCGAGCAACGCAATTGAATTAATCACTAACGGTTTTATAGATGACGGCGGCGAAGGCATTATAGATATTACGGCTACTAATGGCGGTGTAGTGCTTAGCAGTGCAACCAGCGTTATAGATAGCGGAGATGAATTTTTAGAAATTAGCAGCTCGCAGCTAGCAATAAATCAAACCGCAGCAGGCAGTGCAAATATTTATGTCGACCAAGATGTTGCACTTACCGCAACAGGCCTAGATGCATTAAGGCTGCGAGCAGACGGCACAGTCACTATTGAAGATGCAGGCTTAAGTGCAAGTTCAGATGTGGCGATATTTGCCGCCGACCTAACCGACGGCGCAGGCCGCGAAGTAGACATTGCAGCTAGCGATTTATACTTAGAGCTAACAGACTTGGTGGCCGATATAATTGTGAATGCCAACGCAACCAACCTAGATGCCACAATAGATGGCAGCGGCGGCGTTACCGTTAATGCTCCAGCCGACCTTACATTATTTGATAGTAGCGAAGATGCCCTTAATAACTCCATTATTGCGCGCAGTGGTAATGTAACCGTAAACGCGGGCAATAATTTAACGGTAGCTAACGATTTACACGTGGATGATCAATCTGGCCAAGTGTTAACTTTATTTGCCGGTAACGATTTAATGTTTACCACCGGTGCAAATATTGTAGATGGCAGCGCAGGCGCACCCATAGATAACATTGCCATAAGCTTAGCGGCCAATCGCCATATTCAATTACCAAACGCAACTATAAATAGCTACGGCGGCACCATTGCTATTACTGCCGACCAGGATGCCAATGGCAGCGGCGATGTAACGCTCGACGCTCAACTTATTTCCACTAGCACGGCAAACAACGCTGTAACTATTGCAGGGGTGAATATTGTTGGCGATAGCAGCAGCGATGCCGAAATAGTAGCCTCGGCAGGTGGTGTAGAGCTAACTGCAAGTGGCAATATTCTTGGCCAAGGTGCAAACCAATTTTTTGATGTAGATTCAGCAAGGCTTGCTATTACAAATGTGGGCGGTGAGCTGCGTTACCACGCTATAAATAGCGTAACCTTATTAGCAGCAAATAATTTAACCGATGCTAATTTTCAAATAGACGGCACCTTTACTGTGCCAGATACCGGCTTGCAAAGCAGTGCTGGGTTGCTGGCTGTAACCGCAACCGATTTAATTGATAGCGATAGAAATACAACCATTAACGGCGAGAATTTTTTATTAGCGCTTAGCAATCCCATTGCTGCCACCACGTTAACAACAAGTATAGATAGCGCAGATATCACCTTACCGAATCAAACCCTTACCCTAAACGAAACCAACGGCTTAATTCTTAGCGACTTAAATGCCGATGGCAACGCGCTGCTAATAAACAATGGCAATGCGGCTATAAATATTGCCACAGGTGATTTACGCATAGCCAATAACGTAAGCCTTAGCGATACCCTTGCCAATGGCACGCGCACAGGTTTATTTGAGGCCACTGTAAGTAACGGCAATATAAATATTAGTAACGACGGCATAGGCAGTACCGTGGTGGTGCAATCCACCAATACTGTCGATCAAACCGCGGAGGGTGGTTTGGGTGCCGGCTTTAATGGCAACCCTTCGCAAACATCTATACGGTTTGAATTGCCAAACAACGGCGCTCAAACGCGTACCATTACAATTGGCAGCGCCGATTCGCAAGCAAGCGTGATTGCGGTGGGGGGTGATATAGAAATAGATGGTTTGGGCGCAGGCGTTGCCAATGTGCAATCGAGCAGCGTGGTGGTGTTGGCCAGCGCTTCGCAATTAACAAGTTACAACCAAGTAGACGATGCATTGGACGGTACTTTACTGCTTAACGGTTTGGCTACTTCATCTGATGCCATCTCCGATACCAACCGCTTAGCGCGCACCGGCCGCACCATTGCAATACGACCAGATAGTTTTGTGCTGCCAGAACCAGAACCAGAACCAGAACCAGACCCAGACCCAGAACCTACACCCTCGCCAGAGCTACCCATCGAAAACGTGGTAGAGGTGGTAAACGACATGCAAGAAAACATAAATGCCGATGCTACGGTGCAACCGCAACCAGAGAAGAAAGACGATGCCGACCAAGCGTTTGATGAATTGTATAGCTCGTCAGATTGCAGTGACCCAGACAAAAAAAATAAAGGCCACTGCGCAATTGAATCTGCCGTTAAAAACTTTTTATCCCATTGGACAGTAGGCGGCCAGCTGCCGCCAAAAGTAATTCGCTAA